A DNA window from Gaiellales bacterium contains the following coding sequences:
- a CDS encoding MogA/MoaB family molybdenum cofactor biosynthesis protein, producing the protein MRAAVLTVSDGVVAGTREDTSGAVLEERLRGAGFEITGHGIVPDDRGDIADALLHLAGVADLVLTTGGTGFAPRDVTPEATEGVIERPTPGLDEHMRAVSTAISPHGMLSRGRSGICGSALIVNLPGSPKACGELFDAIAPALDHGLRLLLDQPTAH; encoded by the coding sequence GTGAGGGCGGCGGTGCTGACCGTCTCCGACGGCGTCGTCGCCGGCACTCGCGAGGACACGAGCGGAGCGGTGCTCGAGGAGCGCCTTCGCGGCGCCGGCTTCGAGATCACGGGACACGGCATCGTCCCGGACGACCGGGGCGACATCGCCGACGCGCTTCTCCACCTGGCCGGCGTCGCCGACCTCGTCCTCACGACCGGCGGCACCGGCTTCGCCCCGCGTGACGTGACGCCCGAGGCCACGGAGGGCGTGATCGAGCGGCCGACGCCGGGCCTCGACGAGCACATGCGCGCCGTCTCGACGGCGATCTCGCCCCACGGCATGCTGTCGCGCGGCAGGAGCGGCATCTGCGGCTCCGCCCTGATCGTGAACCTGCCCGGCAGCCCGAAGGCCTGCGGCGAGCTCTTCGACGCCATCGCTCCCGCCCTCGACCACGGGCTGCGGCTCCTGCTCGACCAGCCCACAGCGCATTGA
- the moaC gene encoding cyclic pyranopterin monophosphate synthase MoaC — MGEIRMIDVGDKPATRRRAVAHAHVAMPEHVRERIASGTLPKGDVLAAARIAGIMAAKHTPDIVPLCHPLPLTMVEVTPELADGGVAIVAAAETTAQTGVEMEALTAAVAAALTVYDMTKGLDPAISIRDAQLVEKSGGKSGHWRRAEP, encoded by the coding sequence ATGGGCGAGATCCGCATGATCGACGTCGGCGACAAGCCGGCGACGCGGCGCCGGGCCGTGGCCCACGCCCACGTCGCGATGCCGGAGCACGTCCGCGAGCGGATCGCCTCGGGGACGCTGCCCAAGGGCGACGTCCTCGCCGCCGCCCGGATCGCCGGCATCATGGCCGCCAAGCACACCCCGGACATCGTGCCGCTGTGCCATCCCCTGCCGCTGACCATGGTGGAGGTGACGCCGGAGCTGGCCGACGGCGGCGTCGCCATCGTCGCCGCGGCCGAGACGACCGCCCAGACCGGCGTCGAGATGGAGGCGCTGACGGCCGCGGTCGCCGCCGCCCTGACCGTCTACGACATGACCAAGGGGCTTGACCCGGCCATCTCGATCAGGGACGCGCAGCTGGTGGAGAAGTCGGGCGGCAAGAGCGGGCACTGGCGGCGGGCCGAGCCGTGA
- a CDS encoding arginase family protein, producing MSAVVQVPWCSRFHGAGMEEGPPAVAAALGADGVTKVELDMEAPPEDALAAGLGDIQSAVAGAGQNPLVLLGECTLTPAVTAGLREANPDLVLVWVDAHGDLNTPETSPSGFLGGMPFAVLLGWCHDRLRRAAGLDPALPEARAALVGARDLDPGERAAIERSQLVVADDVAAALAGLPDDAPIHLHLDGDVLDPADAPGVDFPAPGGWSGERLDAEMAALAATGRVVGVSVCCGNPRRDPDGRGARAYARALRPFLRS from the coding sequence GTGAGCGCCGTCGTCCAGGTGCCGTGGTGCAGCCGGTTCCACGGCGCCGGCATGGAGGAGGGGCCGCCGGCCGTGGCCGCCGCTCTCGGCGCCGACGGCGTCACGAAGGTCGAGCTCGACATGGAGGCGCCGCCCGAGGACGCGCTCGCCGCCGGCCTCGGCGACATCCAGTCCGCGGTCGCCGGCGCCGGGCAAAACCCGCTTGTCCTGCTCGGCGAGTGCACGCTCACCCCGGCGGTCACGGCCGGCCTTCGGGAGGCCAATCCCGATCTCGTGCTCGTCTGGGTGGACGCGCACGGCGACCTGAACACGCCCGAGACGTCACCGAGCGGCTTCTTGGGCGGGATGCCCTTTGCGGTGCTCCTGGGCTGGTGCCACGACCGCCTGCGCCGGGCGGCCGGGCTCGACCCGGCCCTGCCGGAGGCGCGGGCCGCGCTCGTCGGCGCCCGCGACCTCGACCCGGGCGAGCGGGCCGCGATCGAGCGCTCGCAGCTCGTCGTCGCAGACGACGTGGCCGCTGCGCTGGCCGGTCTGCCGGACGACGCCCCGATCCACCTCCACCTCGACGGCGACGTGCTCGACCCGGCCGACGCCCCCGGCGTCGACTTCCCCGCCCCCGGCGGCTGGAGCGGTGAGCGGCTCGACGCCGAGATGGCCGCGCTCGCCGCCACCGGCCGCGTGGTCGGCGTGAGCGTGTGCTGCGGCAACCCCCGCCGCGACCCGGACGGCCGCGGCGCCCGCGCCTACGCCCGCGCCCTGCGGCCGTTCCTGCGCAGCTGA
- a CDS encoding trehalose-6-phosphate synthase: MAGQPLLIVSNRGPCRFSRGPDGQIEAVRGGGGLVTALSGLAAVRPVTWIASALSDVDAEVAEEGPYRDGDLTVRLVVHDREEYDRYYNVFANPVLWFIHHYLWGLATEPSVDRNVRLAWDAGYVPVNQRFADAVVAELEAAEGDLPPVLLQDYHLFVAPASIRERVPDAVIQHFSHIPWPMPDYWRVLPPDIRTTIHESMLACDVIGLHTPRYVRNFLASVAHFTDAKVDAEAATVHFRGRKVRVVSRPISVDPEEFDRLAASEAVQAEREALKEWRPEKVVLRVDRTDPSKNVVRGMQAFELFLSDHPEWEGRVTLLAKLDPSRQDIPEYTEYMGAIQRAARTVNDRFYTTNDWQAVDLRISDNFPEAVAGYAEYDVLLVNAIFDGMNLIAKEAPLVNDRDGVLILSENAGAHPELGEYALTVNPFDLQEQADAIHTALVMPADERRRRIEGLRAQVRENDIARWVDSLMDDLARARPEAVER, translated from the coding sequence ATGGCCGGCCAGCCGCTGCTGATCGTCTCGAACCGCGGGCCGTGCCGCTTCTCGCGCGGGCCCGACGGCCAGATCGAGGCGGTGCGCGGGGGCGGCGGGCTCGTCACCGCCCTCAGCGGCCTGGCGGCGGTGCGGCCGGTGACGTGGATCGCGAGCGCGCTCTCGGACGTGGACGCCGAGGTGGCCGAGGAGGGGCCCTATCGCGACGGCGACCTGACCGTGCGCCTGGTCGTGCACGACCGCGAGGAGTACGACCGCTACTACAACGTCTTCGCGAACCCGGTGCTGTGGTTCATCCACCACTACCTGTGGGGCCTCGCCACGGAGCCGTCGGTCGACCGCAACGTGCGCCTGGCCTGGGACGCCGGCTACGTGCCCGTGAACCAGCGGTTCGCCGACGCCGTCGTGGCCGAGCTCGAAGCGGCCGAGGGCGACCTGCCGCCGGTGCTGCTCCAGGACTATCACCTGTTCGTCGCGCCGGCGTCCATCCGCGAGCGCGTGCCGGACGCCGTCATCCAACACTTCTCGCACATCCCCTGGCCGATGCCGGACTACTGGCGCGTGCTTCCGCCCGACATCCGCACCACGATCCACGAGTCGATGCTCGCCTGCGACGTGATCGGCCTGCACACCCCCCGCTATGTCCGCAACTTCCTGGCCTCGGTGGCGCATTTCACCGACGCGAAGGTCGACGCCGAGGCGGCGACGGTGCATTTCCGCGGCCGGAAGGTGCGGGTGGTGAGCCGGCCGATCTCGGTCGATCCCGAGGAGTTCGACCGGCTGGCGGCGAGCGAGGCGGTGCAGGCGGAGCGCGAGGCGCTCAAGGAGTGGCGGCCCGAGAAGGTCGTGCTCCGCGTCGATCGCACCGACCCGTCCAAGAACGTCGTCCGCGGCATGCAGGCGTTCGAGCTCTTCCTCTCCGACCACCCCGAGTGGGAGGGCCGCGTGACCCTGCTCGCCAAGCTCGATCCGTCGCGGCAGGACATCCCCGAGTACACCGAGTACATGGGCGCCATCCAGCGGGCGGCCCGGACGGTCAACGACCGCTTCTACACGACGAACGACTGGCAGGCGGTCGACCTGCGCATCTCGGACAACTTCCCGGAGGCGGTCGCGGGCTACGCGGAGTACGACGTGCTGCTCGTGAACGCGATCTTCGACGGCATGAACCTGATCGCCAAGGAGGCGCCGCTCGTGAACGACCGCGACGGGGTGCTGATCCTGTCCGAGAACGCCGGCGCTCACCCGGAGCTGGGCGAGTACGCGCTGACCGTGAACCCGTTCGACCTGCAGGAGCAGGCGGACGCGATCCACACGGCCCTCGTCATGCCCGCCGACGAGCGCCGCCGCCGCATCGAAGGCCTGCGGGCACAGGTGCGCGAGAATGACATCGCCCGCTGGGTCGACTCGCTGATGGACGACCTCGCCCGCGCCCGGCCGGAGGCCGTCGAGCGGTGA
- a CDS encoding glycosyltransferase, with product MQRVNVGHKSLADYNSLIGRTLAEEIKRLADSLQGKRILHLSATAFGGGVAEINYTLIPLMIDAGLDAEWRVIDGRDEFYDVTKTMHNALQGDEKGITDHQKAIFEGYNKLNADALTDADEWDVIVVHDPQPLAMREYVETTKPRWVWRCHIDLSTPNPEVLEFISPRLAAYDACIFHMPAYVPRGAGLAEAVIWPPAIDPLAPKNMALSSDDAAYIVDQFGIDVSRPLLLQVSRFDPWKDPMGVIDAYRIVKETHRDVQLALVGSMAHDDPEGWEFWNTTRDYCEEDPDIYMFSNLNNVGAVEVNAFQVYAEVCIQKSIREGFGLTVSEALWKARPTIGGNVGGIVAQIDDGQTGYLVSSAEECAERVLQILADPGSTREMTRRAKEHVRRRFLTPRLLRDWLALMHRMAGDGDQAELEIISG from the coding sequence ATGCAGAGGGTCAACGTTGGGCACAAGTCGCTCGCCGACTACAACTCGCTGATCGGGCGGACGCTCGCCGAGGAGATCAAGCGCCTCGCCGATTCCTTGCAGGGCAAGCGCATCCTGCACCTGTCGGCCACGGCGTTCGGCGGGGGCGTGGCCGAGATCAACTACACGCTCATCCCGCTCATGATCGACGCCGGCCTCGACGCAGAATGGCGCGTGATCGACGGCCGCGACGAGTTCTACGACGTCACGAAGACGATGCACAACGCCCTCCAGGGCGACGAGAAGGGGATCACCGACCACCAGAAGGCGATCTTCGAGGGGTACAACAAGCTGAACGCCGACGCCCTCACCGACGCCGACGAGTGGGATGTGATCGTCGTCCACGACCCGCAGCCGCTGGCGATGCGCGAGTACGTCGAGACGACCAAGCCGCGCTGGGTGTGGCGCTGCCACATCGACCTCTCGACGCCGAACCCGGAGGTGCTCGAGTTCATCTCGCCGCGCCTGGCCGCCTACGACGCCTGTATCTTCCACATGCCGGCCTACGTGCCCCGCGGCGCCGGGCTGGCCGAGGCCGTCATCTGGCCGCCTGCGATCGACCCGCTGGCGCCGAAGAACATGGCCCTCTCGAGCGACGACGCGGCCTACATCGTCGACCAGTTCGGCATCGACGTCAGCCGGCCGCTGCTGCTCCAGGTGTCGCGCTTCGACCCGTGGAAGGACCCGATGGGCGTGATCGACGCCTACCGGATCGTCAAGGAGACCCACCGCGACGTCCAGCTGGCGCTGGTCGGCTCGATGGCGCACGACGACCCCGAGGGCTGGGAGTTCTGGAACACCACTCGCGACTACTGCGAGGAGGATCCGGACATCTACATGTTCTCGAACCTGAACAACGTGGGCGCCGTCGAGGTGAACGCGTTCCAGGTGTACGCCGAAGTGTGCATCCAGAAGTCGATCCGGGAGGGCTTCGGCCTGACCGTCTCGGAGGCGCTGTGGAAGGCGCGGCCGACGATCGGCGGAAACGTCGGCGGCATCGTTGCCCAGATCGACGACGGGCAGACCGGCTACCTGGTCTCGTCGGCCGAGGAGTGCGCCGAGCGGGTGCTCCAGATCCTCGCCGATCCCGGCTCGACCCGCGAGATGACCCGCCGGGCCAAGGAGCACGTCCGCCGCCGCTTCCTGACGCCGCGGCTGCTACGCGACTGGCTCGCGCTGATGCACCGCATGGCCGGCGACGGCGACCAGGCCGAGCTCGAGATCATCTCCGGCTGA
- a CDS encoding HAMP domain-containing sensor histidine kinase codes for MNFARSLRFRLVVVLTGVVACAMGVVFLYVVPSLRQNLIADRQAHLVVIAHGQQNAPGLKAAFYKGKHVRRAIQHAAHLANGTGSGYYRDPLSGKLGPVRGGPAPVLARGSRIVRTALHGGIGQGRTRGGGVVVAFPMNSAKKGNEGVVLLSQGVGDVNTAATLVERRILIATALALTVATIVGWGLALAVSRRLGKLEAASSRIAAGRFDQPIGDDSPDELGRLSRSFDMMQERLAQVDRARKDFIANASHELRTPLFSLGGFLELMAEEDLDPATREEFVLTMREQVSRLTKLATDLLDLSRLDSGAVEVGSEPVDLAAAARGLVREFRGLAARHGSRVVLARPPRGLPHGIGDEQRVQQIGRVLVDNAVRHNPEGTQVRVAVGADDGHVSLTVSDDGPGIDADSQRHLFERFWRGPQGNASGSGLGLAIAGELAQRMGGEIAVSSGDDGSSFALRLPADGLGRDR; via the coding sequence ATGAACTTCGCCCGCTCGCTGCGGTTCCGGCTGGTGGTGGTGCTCACCGGGGTGGTCGCGTGCGCGATGGGCGTCGTGTTCCTCTACGTCGTCCCCAGCCTGCGCCAGAACCTGATCGCCGATCGCCAGGCGCACCTCGTGGTGATCGCGCACGGCCAGCAGAATGCGCCCGGACTGAAGGCTGCCTTCTACAAGGGGAAGCACGTGCGCCGCGCGATCCAGCATGCAGCCCACCTCGCCAACGGCACCGGCAGCGGCTATTACCGCGATCCGCTGTCGGGGAAGCTCGGGCCCGTGCGTGGCGGGCCGGCGCCCGTCCTGGCGCGGGGCAGCCGCATCGTCCGCACGGCTCTGCACGGTGGGATCGGGCAGGGCCGCACCCGCGGTGGCGGTGTCGTGGTCGCGTTTCCGATGAACAGCGCCAAGAAGGGCAATGAGGGGGTCGTCCTGCTCTCGCAGGGGGTGGGCGACGTGAACACGGCGGCAACGCTGGTCGAGCGGCGGATCCTGATCGCGACAGCGCTCGCGCTGACCGTCGCGACGATCGTGGGCTGGGGCCTTGCGCTGGCGGTGTCGCGCCGGCTGGGGAAGCTCGAGGCGGCGTCGAGCCGCATCGCCGCCGGCCGCTTCGACCAGCCGATCGGCGACGACAGCCCCGACGAGCTCGGCCGTCTGTCCCGCTCGTTCGACATGATGCAGGAGCGGCTGGCCCAGGTCGACCGTGCCCGGAAGGACTTCATCGCCAACGCCTCGCACGAGCTGCGCACGCCGCTCTTCTCGCTCGGCGGGTTCCTCGAGCTCATGGCGGAGGAGGATCTCGATCCGGCCACCCGCGAGGAGTTCGTCCTCACGATGCGCGAGCAGGTGTCGCGGCTGACGAAGCTTGCGACCGACCTGCTCGACCTGTCCCGGCTCGACTCCGGCGCGGTCGAGGTCGGCAGCGAGCCCGTCGACCTGGCCGCCGCCGCCCGCGGCCTCGTGCGCGAGTTCCGCGGCCTGGCCGCCCGCCACGGCAGCCGGGTCGTGCTGGCGCGGCCGCCGCGCGGCCTGCCTCACGGGATCGGCGACGAGCAGCGCGTGCAGCAGATCGGCCGGGTGCTGGTCGACAACGCCGTGCGCCACAACCCGGAGGGCACCCAGGTGCGCGTCGCGGTCGGCGCCGACGACGGCCATGTCAGCCTCACCGTCTCCGACGACGGGCCCGGAATCGACGCCGACTCGCAGCGGCACCTGTTCGAGCGCTTCTGGCGCGGGCCGCAGGGCAACGCCTCCGGCAGCGGCCTCGGCCTGGCCATCGCGGGCGAGCTGGCGCAGCGCATGGGAGGCGAGATCGCGGTCTCGTCGGGGGACGACGGCTCGAGCTTCGCGCTGCGGCTCCCGGCCGATGGTTTGGGCCGCGACCGGTGA
- a CDS encoding response regulator transcription factor, whose translation MQTEATIMLVDDEESIQKLLTYPLQREGYRVVQARDGEEALKRFAEQPVDLVVLDVMLPRLDGLEVCRRLRTDSAVPIIMLTARDDEVDKVLGLELGADDYITKPFSIREFRSRIRAVLRRATLVAERREQSDGAIVADGLAIDPAKRTVTVHGAPVQLTYVEFEVLHTLALHPGRVYTRQALLEAVWGDSAYREPRTIDVHIRHLREKIEPDPREPVYIFTVRGVGYRFRDTA comes from the coding sequence ATGCAGACCGAAGCCACGATCATGCTCGTGGACGACGAGGAGTCGATCCAGAAGCTGCTCACATATCCGCTCCAGCGGGAGGGATATCGGGTCGTGCAGGCGCGCGACGGCGAGGAGGCGCTGAAGCGCTTCGCGGAGCAGCCCGTCGACCTGGTCGTGCTCGACGTGATGCTCCCGCGGCTCGACGGGCTCGAGGTGTGCCGGCGGCTGCGCACCGACTCGGCCGTCCCGATCATCATGCTCACGGCCCGCGACGACGAGGTCGACAAGGTGCTCGGCCTCGAGCTCGGCGCCGACGACTACATCACCAAGCCGTTCTCGATCCGCGAGTTCCGAAGCAGGATCCGAGCGGTGCTGCGGCGGGCCACGCTCGTGGCCGAGCGGCGCGAGCAGTCCGACGGCGCCATCGTCGCCGACGGGCTCGCCATCGACCCGGCCAAGCGCACGGTGACGGTGCACGGCGCGCCGGTGCAGCTCACCTACGTCGAGTTCGAGGTGCTGCACACGCTCGCGCTCCACCCCGGCCGCGTCTACACCCGCCAGGCGCTGCTCGAGGCGGTCTGGGGCGACTCTGCGTACCGCGAGCCGCGCACGATCGACGTCCACATCCGGCACCTGCGCGAGAAGATCGAGCCGGATCCGCGCGAGCCCGTCTACATCTTCACCGTGCGCGGCGTCGGCTACCGCTTCCGCGACACCGCTTGA
- a CDS encoding class D sortase, whose product MATTGTDKDVAQGTEAVPPEPAGKPRRRRMHRFGTVLMVVGTLVIVYAGVILFWGDPITALYADWRQHELSHTLNSEIDHWKPDPAVAAAIQAHGQADARTRATELRSLRADAAKFSHEVKGGQPFGRLTIGRIGLSVVVVQGTDWLHDLSQGPGHYANTHFPGQGTTVAIAGHRTTFGAWFRHINDIRNGDWITLQMPYATFHYRVQYHQVVPNTDWKIIRPQGYERLVLSACHPLYSSSHRWIVYARGMSATLRGGATVSLTS is encoded by the coding sequence ATGGCCACCACCGGCACCGACAAGGACGTGGCCCAGGGCACGGAGGCGGTACCGCCCGAACCGGCCGGTAAGCCCCGGCGGCGCCGGATGCACCGGTTCGGCACCGTCCTCATGGTCGTGGGGACGCTCGTGATCGTGTACGCGGGCGTGATCCTGTTCTGGGGCGACCCGATCACGGCGCTGTACGCCGACTGGCGCCAGCACGAGCTGTCGCACACGCTCAACTCCGAGATCGACCACTGGAAGCCGGATCCGGCCGTCGCGGCGGCGATCCAGGCGCACGGGCAGGCGGACGCGCGCACACGCGCGACGGAGCTCCGGTCGCTGCGCGCGGACGCGGCGAAGTTCTCCCACGAGGTGAAGGGCGGCCAGCCGTTCGGCCGGCTCACGATCGGCCGCATCGGCCTCTCGGTGGTGGTGGTGCAGGGCACCGACTGGCTGCACGACCTCAGCCAGGGCCCCGGGCACTACGCCAACACGCACTTCCCCGGCCAGGGCACGACGGTGGCGATCGCCGGCCACCGCACCACGTTCGGCGCCTGGTTCCGGCACATCAACGACATCCGAAACGGCGACTGGATCACGCTCCAGATGCCGTACGCGACGTTCCACTACCGCGTCCAGTACCACCAGGTGGTGCCGAACACCGACTGGAAGATCATCCGCCCGCAGGGCTACGAGCGGCTCGTGCTGTCGGCCTGCCACCCGCTCTACTCCTCGTCGCACCGCTGGATCGTCTACGCCCGCGGCATGTCGGCGACGCTCCGCGGCGGCGCGACGGTCTCGCTCACCAGCTAA
- the glp gene encoding gephyrin-like molybdotransferase Glp yields MSSPPSSPPLLRPAEGLRLILEHTPALPVEEVAVSADLAGRVLAADVRAAVSLPPFDTSAMDGYTVRAADLRDGGVPIAFRLGAGDRPRPLPPGSAAGIATGAPLPEGADSVVPVEVAREEDGRLVADPPRVGAHVRERGGDVREGDLVGAAGTRLAPALLAAISATGVGTVTVARRPRVAVLATGSELVRVGQPLEPGQIYESNMTSIVAQARTAGAEVVAASIVVDDREATREAFARAIAAADVVVSSGGVSVGPHDHVKPAMAALGVREVFWRLAHKPGKPLWFGVAENGALVFGLPGNPVSSLVCFELFLRPALAALQHGHEPERPVARLAEPIERLRMRDHAVRCRLSASAEGMQLHPLGPQDSHLIVHAAGADAIALIDAGDGEAAAGDLVEYVPIR; encoded by the coding sequence GTGAGCTCGCCGCCGTCCAGCCCGCCGCTGCTCCGCCCCGCCGAGGGCCTGCGTCTGATCCTGGAGCACACGCCCGCGCTCCCGGTCGAGGAGGTGGCCGTGTCGGCCGACCTGGCCGGCCGGGTGCTCGCCGCCGACGTCCGCGCCGCCGTGAGCCTGCCGCCGTTCGACACCTCGGCCATGGACGGCTACACCGTCCGGGCCGCCGACCTGCGCGACGGCGGGGTGCCGATCGCGTTCCGGCTCGGCGCCGGCGACCGGCCGCGGCCGCTGCCGCCGGGAAGCGCGGCGGGGATCGCCACGGGCGCGCCGCTCCCGGAGGGCGCCGATTCGGTGGTGCCGGTCGAGGTCGCCCGCGAGGAGGACGGCCGGCTCGTGGCCGATCCGCCGCGGGTCGGCGCCCACGTGCGCGAGCGGGGCGGCGATGTGCGCGAGGGCGACCTGGTCGGCGCGGCCGGGACGCGGCTCGCGCCCGCGCTCCTGGCGGCGATCTCGGCGACGGGTGTCGGCACGGTCACCGTGGCGCGGCGCCCGCGCGTGGCGGTGCTCGCCACGGGCAGCGAGCTCGTCCGGGTGGGGCAGCCGCTCGAGCCGGGCCAGATCTACGAGTCGAACATGACCTCGATCGTCGCCCAGGCCCGCACCGCGGGCGCCGAGGTGGTGGCTGCGAGCATCGTGGTGGACGACCGCGAGGCGACCCGCGAGGCGTTCGCACGCGCGATCGCCGCCGCCGACGTGGTCGTCTCGTCCGGCGGCGTCTCGGTCGGGCCGCACGACCACGTGAAGCCGGCGATGGCGGCGCTCGGCGTGCGCGAGGTGTTCTGGCGGCTGGCGCACAAGCCGGGCAAGCCGCTCTGGTTCGGGGTGGCGGAGAACGGCGCGCTCGTGTTCGGCCTGCCCGGGAACCCGGTGTCGAGCCTCGTCTGCTTCGAGCTCTTTCTGCGCCCCGCCCTCGCGGCGCTCCAGCACGGCCACGAGCCGGAGCGGCCGGTCGCGCGGCTGGCCGAGCCCATCGAGCGGCTGCGCATGCGCGACCACGCCGTCCGCTGTCGCCTCTCCGCCTCGGCGGAGGGCATGCAGCTGCACCCGCTCGGGCCGCAGGACTCGCACCTGATCGTCCACGCCGCCGGGGCGGACGCGATCGCGCTCATCGACGCCGGCGACGGCGAGGCCGCCGCCGGCGACCTCGTGGAGTACGTCCCGATCCGCTAA
- the map gene encoding type I methionyl aminopeptidase, which produces MSVGSRKDVQALLAAGRVVTEALARMRALVRPGATTAELDRAAAEVFARHGARSAPQLAYDFPGVTCISVNDEAVHGIPGTRRIAAGDLVKLDVTAELRGYMADAAVTVPVPPVAQEDADLVAAAEAGLAAGIAVARAGSTTGAVGAAVEAEIERRGFRVLRELAGHGIGRAIHEPPSVPNFGVAGQGARLTDGLVITIEPIISTRTRSTRPGGDGWTVTTDDGRRSAHVEHSIIVRRGRPLILTA; this is translated from the coding sequence ATGTCGGTCGGCTCCCGCAAGGACGTGCAGGCGCTGCTCGCCGCCGGGCGGGTCGTGACCGAGGCGCTCGCCCGCATGCGCGCGCTGGTGCGACCCGGCGCGACCACCGCGGAGCTCGACCGGGCCGCCGCCGAGGTGTTCGCCCGCCACGGCGCCCGCTCGGCGCCGCAGCTGGCCTACGACTTCCCCGGCGTCACCTGCATCAGCGTGAACGACGAGGCCGTGCACGGCATCCCCGGCACGCGCCGGATCGCGGCGGGTGACCTCGTCAAGCTCGACGTCACCGCCGAGCTGCGCGGCTATATGGCCGATGCGGCCGTGACGGTGCCGGTGCCGCCGGTGGCGCAGGAGGACGCCGACCTCGTCGCCGCTGCCGAGGCGGGCCTCGCCGCCGGGATCGCCGTCGCCCGGGCGGGGTCGACCACCGGCGCAGTCGGGGCGGCCGTCGAGGCCGAGATCGAGCGGCGCGGCTTCCGCGTCCTGCGCGAGCTGGCCGGGCACGGCATCGGCCGGGCCATCCACGAGCCGCCGAGCGTCCCCAACTTCGGCGTCGCCGGCCAGGGCGCCCGGCTGACCGACGGGCTCGTGATCACCATCGAGCCGATCATCTCGACCCGCACCCGCTCCACCCGGCCCGGCGGTGACGGCTGGACGGTGACGACGGACGACGGCCGCCGGTCGGCCCACGTCGAGCACTCGATCATCGTCCGCCGCGGCCGGCCGCTGATCCTCACAGCGTGA